AGCGGGCGAACACAGTCAGCGATTCCTAACGTACCAAGACAAAGATTCGTCCAGCCCCTCCTTGAGAAGGTGAGTGGGCTCATAGCCGAGCAGCCGTCGCGCCTTGCCGATATCAGCTTGGCTATGCAGCACATCGCCAGCACGAAAGTCACGATAAACCGGCCGAGCCTTACTGTCGACACCTTCCGCAAGCAGACCATCTCGAAGAAGATCAAACAGTTGGTTTAATGATGTGCGATCGCCTACCGCGACGTTGTAGACCTGACTGCGTGCCGATATATCTTCGACGGTAGCGGCCAGGATATTCGCCTGCACCGCGTTTGCCACGTAGCAGAAATCCCGGCTAGTTTCGCCGTCGCCGTTGATGAACACGGTCTCGCCGTCGATCAGCGCCGCAGCCCACTTCGGGATCACCGCGGCATAGGCGCCGTTGGGATCCTGCCGGCGGCCGAACACGTTGAAATAACGCAGGCCGACCGTCGTGAAGCCGTAGCTGCGGGCGAAGACGTCCGCGTACAACTCGTTCACGTACTTCGTCACCGCGTAGGGCGACAGCGGGTTGCCGATGTTCTCTTCGACCTTGGGCAACGCCGGGTGATCCCCATAGGTGCTGCTGCTGGCCGCGTAGGTGAAGCTCTGGACCTGCCCGTCGCGCGCGGCGACGAGCATGTTCAGGAAGCCGGTGACGTTGGCCGCGTTGGTCGTGATCGGGTCGGCCAGGCTGCGGGGCACCGAGCCCAGCGCAGCCTGATGCAGCACGTAATCCACGCCGGCGCACGCGTCGCGGCAGGTCTGCTCGTCGCGGATGTCGCCTTCGATAAAGCGGAATCGCGCCCACTGGCTCGCGCTCACCAGGCCGCGCACCTCGTCGAGGTTGCGCTGGTGTCCGGTGGCGAAGTTGTCCAGGCCCACCACGGTCTGATCCAGCGTCAGCAGCGTCTCCAGCAGGTTGCTGCCGATGAAGCCGGCCACGCCGGTGATCAACCAGGTGCGCGGTGTGGCCCGCAGCGTGGCGCGCGTATCGTCATAACGGGTCATGCGTCTGCCCTTGCCGCGATCACAAGCGGCCGTCGGCGGCGCCCAGGGGCAGCAGGCCCTTGACGTCGAACAGCACCGCGTCGGGCTTGCCCAGCGCCTTGATGCCCTGCTCGCCAAGCGTCGCGAACTGGTGGTGGCCCACGGCCAGCACGATCGCGTCGTACGTGCCCGATGCCGGCATCTCGGCCAGGCACTGCACGCCGTACTCATGCTCGGCCTCGGCCAGATCGATCCACGGGTCGTAGATATCCACGCCGGTGTTGTACTGCTGCAGCGCACGGACGATGTCCACCACCTTCGTGTTGCGCACGTCGGGGCAGTTTTCCTTGAAGGTCAGACCCAGCACCAGCACCTTGCCGCCCAGGACCGGCTTGTTCTTGCGCAGCATCAGCTTGACGGTCTCGTCGGCGACGTGACGGGCCATGCTGTCGTTGATGCGCCGGCCAGCCAGGATCACCTCGGGGTGGTAGCCGACCTCCTGCGCCTTGTGCGTCAGGTAGTACGGGTCGACGCCGA
This region of Paucibacter aquatile genomic DNA includes:
- a CDS encoding NAD-dependent epimerase/dehydratase family protein, with the protein product MTRYDDTRATLRATPRTWLITGVAGFIGSNLLETLLTLDQTVVGLDNFATGHQRNLDEVRGLVSASQWARFRFIEGDIRDEQTCRDACAGVDYVLHQAALGSVPRSLADPITTNAANVTGFLNMLVAARDGQVQSFTYAASSSTYGDHPALPKVEENIGNPLSPYAVTKYVNELYADVFARSYGFTTVGLRYFNVFGRRQDPNGAYAAVIPKWAAALIDGETVFINGDGETSRDFCYVANAVQANILAATVEDISARSQVYNVAVGDRTSLNQLFDLLRDGLLAEGVDSKARPVYRDFRAGDVLHSQADIGKARRLLGYEPTHLLKEGLDESLSWYVRNR